One window from the genome of Spirosoma rhododendri encodes:
- a CDS encoding DUF1684 domain-containing protein, whose amino-acid sequence MFTRFLFTIACLWWAGSVSAQTAFADQIARHRDTYRKDFLTSTSSPLQSKEAVDKLSFYAPDSTYRVVADVQRIEKAEPFDMPTYSGKTQPYVAYATVSFALRGQLQQLTIYRSLNLQRMPEYRDYLFLPFKDATSGKETYGGGRYLDLRLGEIQNGKLTLDFNKAYNPYCAYADGYSCPIPPKSNVLPVAVAAGERVYEH is encoded by the coding sequence ATGTTTACACGATTTTTGTTTACCATCGCTTGCCTGTGGTGGGCGGGCTCGGTCAGCGCACAGACCGCATTTGCCGATCAGATCGCCCGGCATCGCGATACCTACCGGAAGGACTTTCTGACCTCGACCAGCAGTCCGCTCCAATCAAAAGAAGCGGTCGACAAGCTCAGTTTCTACGCACCCGATTCTACGTACCGGGTCGTGGCCGACGTGCAGCGTATCGAAAAAGCCGAACCGTTCGATATGCCGACCTACAGCGGAAAAACGCAGCCGTACGTTGCCTACGCTACGGTATCGTTCGCGTTGCGTGGTCAGCTGCAGCAGCTCACCATCTACCGCAGTCTCAACCTGCAACGTATGCCCGAATACCGAGACTATTTGTTTCTCCCCTTCAAAGACGCGACTTCCGGCAAGGAAACATACGGCGGTGGCCGCTACCTCGACCTGCGGCTGGGTGAGATCCAAAACGGCAAGCTGACGCTCGATTTCAACAAAGCCTACAATCCCTACTGCGCCTACGCCGACGGCTATTCCTGCCCCATACCGCCGAAAAGTAACGTGCTGCCAGTAGCGGTGGCAGCGGGGGAGAGGGTGTACGAGCATTGA
- the trxA gene encoding thioredoxin — translation MSQPTESFSDIIKGDKPVLVDFYADWCGPCKQQAPILKQLTDRAGDKVRVVKINVDKAQKAANQYQIRSIPTMIMFKGGKIVWRQSGVQPLHTLEGLVKQFGG, via the coding sequence ATGAGCCAGCCAACCGAATCATTCAGCGACATTATTAAGGGCGACAAACCCGTACTGGTCGATTTTTACGCCGACTGGTGCGGTCCCTGCAAGCAGCAGGCGCCCATTCTGAAACAACTCACCGACCGCGCCGGCGATAAGGTACGGGTTGTGAAAATAAACGTCGACAAGGCGCAGAAAGCCGCCAACCAATACCAGATTCGCAGCATCCCGACCATGATTATGTTCAAAGGCGGCAAGATCGTCTGGCGTCAGTCGGGTGTACAACCACTGCACACGCTGGAAGGACTGGTTAAGCAATTTGGGGGTTGA